A genome region from Geodermatophilus bullaregiensis includes the following:
- a CDS encoding beta-phosphoglucomutase family hydrolase: MLGLPDGIRACLFDMDGVLTRTATVHMAAWKRTFDEYLRATDPQAPEFTQLDYNRYVDGKPRADGVRDFLASRGITLPEGSPEDPPQAATVHGIGRRKNELLLTELEENGVEVYPGSMAYLRAVKAAGLATAVVTASANGEQVITAGGFADLIDARVDGVVTAREGLRGKPAPDTFLAGARALGVEPARAAVFEDALAGVAAGRAGGFGHVVGVDRVGQADALRDSGADVVVTDLDQLLDGAGTGERVS, translated from the coding sequence GTGCTCGGACTCCCGGACGGCATCCGTGCCTGTCTCTTCGACATGGACGGCGTCCTCACCCGCACCGCCACGGTGCACATGGCCGCCTGGAAGCGGACCTTCGACGAGTACCTGCGCGCCACCGACCCGCAGGCCCCCGAGTTCACCCAGCTCGACTACAACCGCTACGTCGACGGCAAGCCGCGGGCCGACGGCGTCCGCGACTTCCTGGCCAGCCGGGGCATCACCCTGCCCGAGGGCTCCCCGGAGGACCCGCCGCAGGCGGCCACCGTGCACGGGATCGGCCGCCGCAAGAACGAGCTGCTGCTCACCGAGCTGGAGGAGAACGGCGTCGAGGTCTACCCGGGGTCCATGGCCTACCTGCGGGCCGTGAAGGCCGCCGGGCTGGCCACCGCGGTCGTCACCGCCTCGGCCAACGGCGAGCAGGTCATCACCGCCGGGGGCTTCGCCGACCTGATCGACGCCCGGGTCGACGGCGTGGTCACCGCCCGCGAGGGGCTGCGGGGCAAGCCCGCCCCCGACACCTTCCTCGCCGGAGCCCGCGCGCTCGGCGTCGAGCCGGCCCGGGCAGCGGTGTTCGAGGACGCCCTCGCCGGGGTCGCCGCCGGGCGGGCCGGGGGCTTCGGCCACGTCGTCGGCGTCGACCGGGTGGGGCAGGCCGACGCGCTGCGGGACAGCGGCGCCGACGTCGTGGTGACCGACCTCGACCAGCTGCTCGACGGCGCCGGCACGGGGGAGCGGGTGTCGTGA
- a CDS encoding YbhB/YbcL family Raf kinase inhibitor-like protein, with translation MADRPVPPDPYGFLPEVPSFTVTSTDVADGRPLAVPHVSGVMGAGGEDRSPQLSWSGHPEGTRGFAVTVFDPDAPTVSGFWHWVVTGIPASVTELPTGAGDREGSGLPAGARQLRNDAGFPGYVGAAPPAGHGPHRYFVVVHALDTEDMGVPADASPAFHGFNLFGHTLARAVLVPTYVQD, from the coding sequence ATGGCCGACCGGCCCGTCCCGCCCGACCCCTACGGCTTCCTGCCCGAGGTCCCGTCCTTCACGGTGACCAGCACCGACGTCGCCGACGGCCGTCCCCTGGCCGTGCCGCACGTCAGCGGCGTCATGGGCGCCGGCGGGGAGGACCGCTCGCCCCAGCTGTCGTGGTCGGGCCACCCCGAGGGGACGCGGGGGTTCGCCGTCACCGTCTTCGACCCCGACGCGCCCACGGTCAGCGGCTTCTGGCACTGGGTGGTCACCGGCATCCCCGCCTCGGTCACCGAGCTGCCCACCGGTGCCGGCGACCGGGAGGGCTCGGGCCTGCCCGCCGGCGCCCGGCAGCTGCGCAACGACGCCGGTTTCCCCGGCTACGTCGGTGCCGCTCCCCCGGCCGGGCACGGCCCGCACCGGTACTTCGTCGTCGTGCACGCCCTCGACACCGAGGACATGGGCGTGCCCGCCGACGCCTCGCCGGCGTTCCACGGGTTCAACCTCTTCGGCCACACCCTGGCCCGGGCGGTCCTGGTGCCCACCTACGTGCAGGACTGA
- a CDS encoding serine hydrolase, with translation MSTRVPRPAAARAVPPRRALVPVLLLVVLLADLALGSARRALAGPPAAEVVPAMVSAYGDTGGTLAVALTAQVEPRDGLSDRALDARDIRLSYRTADNGAADRPFPTASMVKLFLAEDVLHRVRTGQLALEPRDWRLLQDMIRSSDDPAASEVWDRFGGPQMVRDVAARYGLAGTTPPADPTQWGETITTARDLARFLALLPTVAAPADATTLLVWMRTATPVAADGFDQRFGVFGTAPGMPAVKQGWMCCVGGNRHLHSVGVVGTRVVVLLSEVPRSVGYDRARAALTAAAAALPPPSS, from the coding sequence ATGTCGACTCGGGTGCCCCGGCCGGCCGCAGCGCGCGCCGTGCCGCCCCGTCGCGCGCTCGTCCCGGTCCTCCTGCTGGTGGTCCTGCTGGCCGACCTCGCCCTCGGCAGCGCCCGCCGCGCGCTGGCCGGCCCGCCCGCCGCCGAGGTGGTGCCGGCGATGGTGAGCGCCTACGGCGACACCGGCGGCACGCTCGCCGTCGCGCTCACCGCCCAGGTCGAGCCCCGGGACGGCCTCAGCGACCGGGCCCTCGACGCCCGCGACATCCGGCTGTCCTACCGCACCGCCGACAACGGCGCCGCCGACCGGCCCTTCCCCACCGCCTCGATGGTGAAGCTGTTCCTGGCCGAGGACGTGCTGCACCGGGTGCGCACCGGGCAGCTCGCGCTCGAGCCGCGGGACTGGCGGCTGCTGCAGGACATGATCCGCTCGTCGGACGACCCGGCCGCCTCCGAGGTGTGGGACCGCTTCGGCGGTCCGCAGATGGTGCGCGACGTCGCCGCCCGCTACGGGCTCGCCGGCACCACGCCGCCGGCGGACCCGACGCAGTGGGGCGAGACCATCACGACCGCGCGCGACCTCGCCCGCTTCCTCGCGCTGCTGCCCACGGTCGCCGCCCCGGCCGACGCCACCACCCTGCTGGTGTGGATGCGCACCGCGACGCCCGTGGCCGCCGACGGGTTCGACCAGCGCTTCGGCGTCTTCGGCACCGCCCCGGGGATGCCCGCGGTCAAGCAGGGCTGGATGTGCTGCGTCGGCGGCAACCGTCACCTGCACTCGGTGGGCGTCGTCGGGACGCGCGTGGTGGTCCTGCTCAGCGAGGTGCCGCGGTCGGTCGGCTACGACCGGGCCAGGGCGGCCCTGACGGCCGCGGCGGCCGCGCTGCCCCCGCCGAGCAGCTGA
- a CDS encoding GNAT family N-acetyltransferase, translated as MPSRLGLLDRVEQYAAAAPLADARVVAAGPLDVPIGPSAWPYPARPRPGTGSVSADDVRAAVALQEEAGLPAAVEWVGERTPSLAAAARAAGLVVTDFPLLVVADPVELVLPVGVRLYLVGGEDPRLPHYQHLLETAFAPHAEEAGDDGDPRADGGGAPAEDARTAVLRERVATGRTVLMVAIEDGRPIAVGSHHPVDVGGSEVSEVVGVATSPRRRGRGVGAALASALVAQARETADLVFLTAGDDDVARIYERVGFAQVGTTGVADRLPPVC; from the coding sequence GTGCCGTCCCGCCTCGGGCTCCTCGACCGCGTCGAGCAGTACGCCGCTGCCGCGCCGCTGGCCGACGCGCGGGTGGTCGCGGCCGGCCCGCTCGACGTGCCGATCGGCCCGTCGGCGTGGCCCTACCCGGCCCGCCCGCGCCCGGGCACGGGCAGCGTCTCGGCCGACGACGTCCGGGCCGCGGTGGCGCTGCAGGAGGAGGCCGGGCTGCCGGCCGCCGTGGAGTGGGTGGGGGAGCGGACGCCGTCGCTCGCCGCCGCGGCGCGCGCGGCCGGGCTGGTGGTCACCGACTTCCCGCTGCTGGTGGTCGCCGACCCGGTGGAGCTGGTGCTGCCGGTCGGGGTGCGGCTGTACCTGGTCGGCGGGGAGGACCCCCGGCTGCCGCACTACCAGCACCTGCTGGAGACCGCGTTCGCGCCGCACGCCGAGGAGGCCGGCGACGACGGCGACCCCCGGGCCGACGGCGGCGGGGCCCCGGCGGAGGACGCGCGGACCGCCGTCCTGCGCGAGCGGGTGGCCACCGGCCGGACGGTGCTGATGGTGGCCATCGAGGACGGCCGGCCGATCGCGGTCGGCTCGCACCACCCCGTCGACGTCGGCGGCAGCGAGGTCAGCGAGGTGGTGGGGGTGGCCACCTCCCCGCGCCGTCGCGGCCGGGGCGTCGGCGCGGCCCTGGCCTCGGCGCTGGTGGCCCAGGCCCGCGAGACCGCCGACCTGGTGTTCCTCACCGCCGGGGACGACGACGTCGCGCGGATCTACGAGCGGGTCGGGTTCGCGCAGGTGGGCACCACCGGGGTCGCCGACCGCCTGCCGCCGGTCTGCTGA